A region of the Desulfurobacterium indicum genome:
AAATCAAAGAACTAAAAAATTTTTTTTCCGATGAAACCAAAAGAACGATAAGCAAAGAAACTTTAAAATTCATAAAGGAAAAACTACAAAAATCCTCGCAAATAATAGAAGATTTGCAGTTCCACAAAAGTTTCATAGAAATAATATCCAAATTCCTTGATAAGATTTTTGATGTTAGGAAAATAGATATATATATAGATGTGATAGCGAGAACCCACTTGAAATATATACCTACAGAAGATTTCATAAAAGATTATGGAAAGTTTCTTCAAAATGTAATTAACTCTATACAGGTTCCCGAAGAAAAACTGCCGACTTTCAAAAAATTTATTTTCATTCTTATACTTGTTTCATATTGTATATTATTTAAACAAATATCAAACAGACTTGAAGAACAGAATTCAGATTCTGTTACAAAACTTCCATCAAAAATATATCTAATAAGAAATTTTTCTAAACTTCTTAAAAAATCCAGAACCATAGCAATAATAGACATAAACGACTTCAAAAACATAAACATTTATTATGGCTTCCAGGCAGGGAATAGTATTTTAACCTACATGGCCTCCTTTTTAAAATCTATATTCAAACAGGCAACTATTGCAAGAGTTCAAAATGACGAATTTTTCATACTATCAGAAGAACCACCTGAAACAGTATTCCAGAAATTAAGAAATTTACAAAATGACCTTAAAAGCATCCCTTTTGAAATTCCTGTAAAATCAGGAATTGAAAAAATAGTGATATTTTTCACAGGAGTAATATTAGAAACTGAAAGATGTAAAAATATGGACTACAATACACTATTCTGGATACTATATAAAGGGATTAAAAAAGCAAAGAAGAAAGAAAACAATATAGAAATCATATATCGTGATGAAATATCATCTTATATTTTACAAAGAAAACTAACACTTGATGTGATAGAAGCTATAAGGAAAAGGAAAATAAAAATAAGACTCCAAAAAATAGAAAACCTTATAAACGGCAAGCTTCTTTTCAAAGAATCTCTTGCAAGAATTCCTGCATCTGACAGTATAATAGAAGCTGAAAAATTCATAAAATTGGTGTGCCAAACAAACATAGAAGAAAAACTCGATATATTAATGGTAG
Encoded here:
- a CDS encoding EAL domain-containing protein: MEFRESLRIYNITDKDLKEIKELKNFFSDETKRTISKETLKFIKEKLQKSSQIIEDLQFHKSFIEIISKFLDKIFDVRKIDIYIDVIARTHLKYIPTEDFIKDYGKFLQNVINSIQVPEEKLPTFKKFIFILILVSYCILFKQISNRLEEQNSDSVTKLPSKIYLIRNFSKLLKKSRTIAIIDINDFKNINIYYGFQAGNSILTYMASFLKSIFKQATIARVQNDEFFILSEEPPETVFQKLRNLQNDLKSIPFEIPVKSGIEKIVIFFTGVILETERCKNMDYNTLFWILYKGIKKAKKKENNIEIIYRDEISSYILQRKLTLDVIEAIRKRKIKIRLQKIENLINGKLLFKESLARIPASDSIIEAEKFIKLVCQTNIEEKLDILMVEKLLEIYKKKKPNFPISINLSSLFMQNKFNWFLDRITKEKIEPGKIIVELTEREDILAIPNIVKKVNILKKRGIKVFVDDFGVKYANYELLRILPVDGVKIDGSIIKNITTNELDQLFVTYVFKLAQMRNLKIVAEYIEKKETKEKLVEISSATGFTELYGQGFLIGKPEIVSI